CAAGGGGCGGCTGCTTCCGGTCATCGCGCGGCTGGCGGAGTTGCTGCCGGAGCGGGAGATCGTGCCCATCAGCGCGCGCACCGGAGAGAACGTGCCGCTGCTGGTGGAGGGGATCCTCGATCGGCTGCCCGCCGGGCCGCGGTATTTTCCGGAGGATGAGCTGACCGACCAGACGGAACGCTTCATCGCCGCGGAGATCGTCCGGGAGAAGGTCTTTCTGCGCACCCGGCAGGAAATACCCTACGGAACGGCGGTCTCGGTGCAGCGCTTCGAAGAGAAGAACGACGGCGCCCTCGTAGTCATCGCCGCCACCATCCACACCGAACGGGAAGCCCACAAGCCGATCCTCATCGGCAAGCGCGGCGCGGCGCTCAAGGAGATCGGCAGCGCCGCCCGGGAGGACCTGGAGCGGCTGCTCGGCTGTCGCGTCTACCTGGAGCTCGCGGTCAAAGCCACGCCCGGATGGAGCCGGGATCCCCGGAGCCTGGCGGCCTTCGGGCTGTAGGGGACGGGAGCATTCATGAACATCAATGCCAGTATTGTCGATCAGAGAGTGGCCGCCATCGTGGACGACTACTCCGAGCAGTTGCCGGGAAACGACCTGAACAGAAAGAAGTCCGCCGCATTCGTGCTTCTGTGCCTGTCAACGTGTCTGGAAACGACTCTTGAAGACAGTCTTGAGTGCCTCACGGATGGTGGAAACGACGCTGGCGTGGATGGACTGTACGTCGGTGACGAGGAAGACGGCGAGTTCATGGTCACGGTGTTCCAGGGCAAGTACAAGATTGAGGATCTGAGTGGGGAAGCGAATTTTCCGGAAAACGACGTCCGAAAAGCCGTGGATACCGTCCAGGTCTTGCTGGATCCCTATCGGAAAGTCACGTTAAATCCCAAATTGGAGCCGAAGATCGAAGAGATTCGCTCCTTGATCCGTGACGGGTATATTCCTCGTGTGCGGTTCTTTCTTTGCAACAACGGCGCTCAATGGCAAACTCAGGCCGACCATTGGATCGACGAGGCGAGGAAGGACTTTGGCGACAAGGTAGATTTCGTACACTTTAATCACGATTCCGTCGTCCGTATCCTGCAAGCCAGCAAAGACGTGGACGCCACTCTGACGCTCAGCGGACTGGCGACCGTAGAGGACCTGAACTTCATGAGGGTCCTGGTCGGACGCGTTTCCGTTCAGGAGATCGGCCGATTGTTCGACGAGTATGGTGACAGGTTGCTGGATCGCAACATCCGGCGTTACCTCGGGCTGCACCACAATCGCGTCAATGCCGCTATCCACGCAACTCTCTGCGATCCAGACAAATCCGACAAATTCTACTTCTACAACAACGGCATCACGGTGGTCTGCGAAAAGTTCGACTACAATGCCTTTCAGAAATCGGACTACAAGGTTCAGCTCCGGAACATGCAGGTGATCAACGACGGCCAGACATGCAGAACAATTCAGGAGACACTCAGGGATAGCTCGTCTGATCGGGTCGGTGAGTCGGCTTTTGTGATGATCAGGATTTACCAGTTGCCGGATACAGGCAAGGAGTTCGTCCAGGACATTACTTATGCGGCCAACAGCCAGAACCCGGTCGATCTCAGGGATTTGCGGTCCAACGATGAAGCTCAGAAGCAGTTGGAGTTGGGCATGAAAGAACTGGGTCTGGAATTCACGTACAAACGCCAGAGGGATGAGGGTGGGGGTGGTTCATCGGTCATCACCAGCACGATTGTCGCGGAAGCGGTACTCGCCATCTGGCGGAAACGACCGCACCAAGCGAAGTTTCGCCGAACGGAACACTTCGGCAAACTGTACGACGACATTTTCGAACATCTCAATGCGGCCCAAGCCCTGCTTGCAGTCTTGATCTTCAGGAGCGTGGAGAACGAAAGAAAACGCCCGACGGCCGTAACGCCAGCGGACTTTTTGCCCTATGCGTCGCACTATATCTCCATGTTGATCGGGAGTAAGCTCTTGATGGATCAGCAAACATCGCTTGATCAAGTCTCGCACCGAAACCTTCCCGCGTTGCTTGAAGTGTTCAAGGAAAACTGCCCCCAATACCACGCGTATGCCATCCAAGCGCTGACGGATGCGTTGAGGGAGTGCTACGGAGAGCGGGATGTCTCTCTTCAGCAATTGTCGGCCACCTTCAGACGCGGTGACCTGATCGAGATGTTGGAACGACACAGCGGCGTGGGCGTCGTTCCATAAAGAAGGTTGAGGATCGCAGGCATCGCCGTCCGGTTTCAGATGCCCGCCGCTGTCCTGCCGGACACTCGACCGTACGATCCTGATGAGGGCGTGCCCTCGGGACACTCCACGATACATGAACACATCCGAAAATCTGCCGGTGGTGGCCATCGTGGGGCGGCCCAATGTGGGCAAGTCCACGCTGTTCAACCGCCTGAGCCGGGCGCGGCGCGCCATCGTGAACGATCAGCCGGGGGTCACCCGCGACCGCAACTACAACGAGGTGTCGTGGCGCCGGCATCGGTTCGTGCTGGTGGACACCGGGGGGATGGAGCCGGACGAGCGCGAGGGGCTCAAGGGGCGCATCCTGCAGCAGACCATGACCGCGGTGAACGAGGCCGATGTCATCGTGTTCCTCCTGGACGGCCGCACCGGGCCCATGCCGCCGGACACGGCCGCGGTGGAGGTGTTGCGGCAGGCCGCCAAGCCCGTGTTCTACGCGGTGAACAAGCTGGACACCGGGCCGCGCGAGAGCGATCTCTACGAGTTCTACCGGCTGGGCGTCGAGCGGCTCTATCCGCTCTCGGCGGAGCACGGGCTCGGGGTCGCGGACCTGATGCAAGAGGTCGTGGACGCCTTGCCCCGGGAAACGGCGGGCGCCCGCGAGGCGGTGGAGTCCCTGGCACTTGCGGTGGTGGGGCGTCCCAACGTGGGCAAGTCCACGCTGGTGAACCGGCTCCTGGGCTACGACCGTTCCCTGGTGGACTCCCAGCCCGGCACCACTAGGGACGCGCTCCAGGCCGACTTCACCTGGAACGGAACGGTTTGCCGCCTCACCGATACCGCGGGCATCCGGCGCAAGGCGCGGGTGGTGGATCCGGTGGAACGCTACAGCGTGAGCCGCGCCCTGCGCTCGGTGGACGGCGGGGACGTGGTCATCCACCTCTTGGACGGGGCCGAAGGAGTGACCGATCAGGACGCCCAGGTGATGTCCTACACGTCGCAGCGGGGCAAGGGGATGGTCCTGGGCATCAACAAGTGGGACCTGCTGGACACGGAGCAGGTGAGTCTGCGCGAATACCGGAATTTCTTGCAACGGCGGCTACCGTTCGCCGACCACGTGCCGATCGTATCTATGTCGGCAATGGAAGGGTCGGGCATGAACAGGCTGATGGACACGGTGATACGGGTGGGCGAGGAACAACGCCGGTGGATCAAGACCCCGTTGCTCAATCGGGTGCTGCGCCGTCTCACCGAGCGCCATTCCGCGCCGCAGCTCCGCGGGCGCCCCGTGAAGGTCTACTACGCCACGCAGACGGACGTGCGCCCGCCGACGTTCACCCTGTTCGTGAACAATCCCCAAGGCTTCGGCGCGAACTACCAGCGCTATCTGGTGAAGGCGCTGCGCGCGGAGCTGGGCCTCGAGCACGCGCCTTTGCGCCTGACGTTCCGGGCGCGCGCGGGCAGGGATGAAGACTAGTGGCCGGTGCGGCGCGTGCCCGCGGCCGGACGCCGGATGAGAGCCGGAGGGACCTCGCCTGGCTTGCGTTCGGCGAAGTTCCGGGCCTTGGGTGCGTGGGGTTCCGGCGCATCGCGGAGGTCTTCGGCGATCCCACGGATGCTTTCTTCGGCGGCCGGAGCAGGTTGCGGGACATTGTCGGGCTGAGCCGGCCGGCGGTGGAAGGACTGCTGGCGTTCTCGGCGTGGGATCGCCTGGCGGAAGAGATGCGCCGGGTGCGCGAAGCCGGGGTGCGGCTGGTGCGGTACACGGACCCGGCCTATCCGGAACGGTTGCGCGCCATACACGATCCGCCCCCGGTGCTCTATGCAAGGGGATCGCCGGAGGCGGTTGGGTACGCTTCGGTGGGCGTCGTGGGCACGCGCGCGCCGAGCGAGTACGGCCGCGAGATGACCCGGCTGCTGTGCCGTGGGTTGGCCGCGGCCGGCATCGTGGTCGTCAGCGGCATGGCCCGGGGTATCGACCGCCACGCCCACGAAGCTGCGTTGGACGGAGGTGGCTGGACCGTGGCGGTGCTGGGCTCGGGAGTGGACGTGCCCTATCCACCAGAGCACCGCGATCTGAGCCGCCGCATCGAAGGTGGCGGCGCGGTGCTCTCTGACTATCCCCTGGGCACGCGCCCGCTGCCGCACCACTTCCCGTCGCGCAACCGGCTCATCAGCGGCCTCGCTCTGGGCGTGGTGGTGGTGGAAGCCACCGAGCGCAGCGGCTCCCTCATCACGGCGCGCTGCGCGCTGGAGCAGGGCCGCGAGGTGTTCGCCGTGCCCGGCCCGGCGCGCGCCAGCCGCAGCCGCGGCCCGCACCGGCTGATCCGGCAGGGAGCCAAGCTGGTGGAGGACGTGAGCGACGTGATCGAGGAAATCGTGCCGCAATTGGCGGCGCAGGCGCGCGATGCTCGGCCGGAAGCGGCGATCGACGCGGGTGATTCCGGCCGCGTCCACGTTCCTCTCGGCGGTGCCTATGGCGCGATCCTGCGCGATCTCGAGGCGGGACCGCTGCATGTGGACGACGTCATGGACCGGACGGACCTTCCAGCGCAGCAGGTCTGTGAGGTTCTTCTGGAGCTGGAGCTTCAGGGCCTGCTCAGGCAGTTGCCGGGAAACAGATATGCTCTGAACACGGCTGTCATCGGCACCACGGGAGCGGCTCGGTGACCCGTTGGTTTCTCGAAATGTCTTACGTTGGTGGTGCCCTTGTGGTATGGATGATCAAAGGGAGAACAACATGCTCGCTGCTTCATCGGAAACGCAGATTCTCCTTGGTGTTTTCGGTATTCTCGTCGCTGTCTTCGGGACGGGGATCGCCTTGGCGGGGCTGATCCTGCCCGATCTTCGATCCATGAAGCGCGATATCGCGGACTTGCGAGAGCGCATGGCCCGCTTGGAAGGCCTGTTCGAGGGATTCACCCGGCGAGACAACAAGACTGATGTCGTTTCCTGAAAAGGACGGCCAAGAAGAGGTTTGCGTGGGGCGGCAGAGGTCCAGTCTGCCGCCCCTTCGCGTATGACACCATGAACGCGCAGGTGAGCGACAATATCGAGCGTGTGAACGTCGTGGGCGGCGGGCTCGCCGGGTGCGAGGCCGCGTGGCAGCTCGCCCGGCGGGGCGTACCGGTGGACCTGTACGAGATGAGGCCGGTGCGCCGCACCGAGGCGCACACCACCGGCCATCTGGCCGAATTGGTGTGCAGCAACTCGTTCCGTTCCCGGTTGCTGACCACTGGGGCGGGGTTGCTCAAGGAAGAGATGCGCCGCATGGGCTCGTTGATGATCGAGCTGGGGGAGGCGCACCAGGTCCCCGCGGGCTCCGCCCTGGCCGTGGACCGGGTGCGCTTCGCCGAGGCCATTTCCGAGCGGGTGTCGTCGCTGCCGGGCCTGCGCCTGATCCGCCGCGAAATCGACGCCATTCCGCCGGGCCTCACCATCGTCGCCACCGGGCCGCTGACATCGGGGCCGCTGTCGGAGCGTCTGCGGGAGCTCCTGGGAGCCGAGCATCTCTACTACTACGATGCCATCTCGCCGGTGGTCACCGCCGAATCCGTGGACGCGTCCGTGGCGTTTCGCGCCTCCCGCTACGACGAGAATCCCGGCGACTACCTGAACCTGCCGCTGACCCAGGCCGAATACTACCGGCTGGTGGACTCGGTGGTGGAAGCCGAGAAGGTACCGGTGCGCAGCTTCGAACGCTTCTTCGAGGGGTGCCTGCCGGTCGAGGAGATGGCCCGGCGCGGTCGCGAGACCTTGGCGTTCGGACCCATGCGCCCCACCGGGCTCGTGGACCCGGCTTCGGGGGAGAGGCCCTACGCGGTGGTGCAGTTGCGCCAGGAGAACCGCGAGGGGACCCTGTACAACCTCGTGGGCTTTCAGACCAAGATGACCCATCCCGAACAGAAGCGCGTGTTCTCGCTGATCCCGGGACTGGCCAAGGCGGTGTTCGTGCGCTACGGCAGCCTGCACCGCAACACCTACATCAACGCGCCGCGGCACCTGTTGCCGACGCTGCAGTGGCGCGGCGGCCCGCGGCTCTTCTTCGCCGGCCAGATTACCGGGGTCGAGGGCTACATCGAATCGGCCGCGTCCGGCCTCCTCGCCGGCGTCAACGCCGCCCGGCTGCTTTCCGGGGCGAAGCCGGTGACGCCGCCCGCCACCACGGCGCTGGGCGGCCTGCTCGCCTACGTGTCCGATGCCGCGCGCCAGGACTTTCAGCCCATGAACGTCAACTTCGGACTGTTCCCGAGCCTTCCCTTCAAGACAAAGGGCCGGCGCAAGAAGGAATTCATGGCGGAACGGGCGTTGCGGGACCTGGAGCGCTGGTGGCTGGAGTGCGGCGAGGGCGGCGCGTCGGTTGCCGTGCGTGAAGCGTGAGGACGCCGGTGTCCCTGATCACTCTCGAGGATATCTCCAAGACCCATGCGCGCATCGCCCCGGTGGCGGTGTCCCACGTGAGCT
The sequence above is drawn from the Deltaproteobacteria bacterium genome and encodes:
- the era gene encoding GTPase Era, with the translated sequence MGENEAMSEAHGDAPVPADFRSGFVAILGRPNVGKSTLLNQLLGEKIAIVSPRPQTTRNRIMGIKTVPRGQMLLLDTPGIHRARSLLNRRMVDVAKRSLGDVEAVVWVVDARGGIRGDDEDIAGILAGSRHPLMIALNKIDVVAKGRLLPVIARLAELLPEREIVPISARTGENVPLLVEGILDRLPAGPRYFPEDELTDQTERFIAAEIVREKVFLRTRQEIPYGTAVSVQRFEEKNDGALVVIAATIHTEREAHKPILIGKRGAALKEIGSAAREDLERLLGCRVYLELAVKATPGWSRDPRSLAAFGL
- a CDS encoding AIPR family protein; protein product: MNINASIVDQRVAAIVDDYSEQLPGNDLNRKKSAAFVLLCLSTCLETTLEDSLECLTDGGNDAGVDGLYVGDEEDGEFMVTVFQGKYKIEDLSGEANFPENDVRKAVDTVQVLLDPYRKVTLNPKLEPKIEEIRSLIRDGYIPRVRFFLCNNGAQWQTQADHWIDEARKDFGDKVDFVHFNHDSVVRILQASKDVDATLTLSGLATVEDLNFMRVLVGRVSVQEIGRLFDEYGDRLLDRNIRRYLGLHHNRVNAAIHATLCDPDKSDKFYFYNNGITVVCEKFDYNAFQKSDYKVQLRNMQVINDGQTCRTIQETLRDSSSDRVGESAFVMIRIYQLPDTGKEFVQDITYAANSQNPVDLRDLRSNDEAQKQLELGMKELGLEFTYKRQRDEGGGGSSVITSTIVAEAVLAIWRKRPHQAKFRRTEHFGKLYDDIFEHLNAAQALLAVLIFRSVENERKRPTAVTPADFLPYASHYISMLIGSKLLMDQQTSLDQVSHRNLPALLEVFKENCPQYHAYAIQALTDALRECYGERDVSLQQLSATFRRGDLIEMLERHSGVGVVP
- the der gene encoding ribosome biogenesis GTPase Der — encoded protein: MNTSENLPVVAIVGRPNVGKSTLFNRLSRARRAIVNDQPGVTRDRNYNEVSWRRHRFVLVDTGGMEPDEREGLKGRILQQTMTAVNEADVIVFLLDGRTGPMPPDTAAVEVLRQAAKPVFYAVNKLDTGPRESDLYEFYRLGVERLYPLSAEHGLGVADLMQEVVDALPRETAGAREAVESLALAVVGRPNVGKSTLVNRLLGYDRSLVDSQPGTTRDALQADFTWNGTVCRLTDTAGIRRKARVVDPVERYSVSRALRSVDGGDVVIHLLDGAEGVTDQDAQVMSYTSQRGKGMVLGINKWDLLDTEQVSLREYRNFLQRRLPFADHVPIVSMSAMEGSGMNRLMDTVIRVGEEQRRWIKTPLLNRVLRRLTERHSAPQLRGRPVKVYYATQTDVRPPTFTLFVNNPQGFGANYQRYLVKALRAELGLEHAPLRLTFRARAGRDED
- the dprA gene encoding DNA-processing protein DprA is translated as MAGAARARGRTPDESRRDLAWLAFGEVPGLGCVGFRRIAEVFGDPTDAFFGGRSRLRDIVGLSRPAVEGLLAFSAWDRLAEEMRRVREAGVRLVRYTDPAYPERLRAIHDPPPVLYARGSPEAVGYASVGVVGTRAPSEYGREMTRLLCRGLAAAGIVVVSGMARGIDRHAHEAALDGGGWTVAVLGSGVDVPYPPEHRDLSRRIEGGGAVLSDYPLGTRPLPHHFPSRNRLISGLALGVVVVEATERSGSLITARCALEQGREVFAVPGPARASRSRGPHRLIRQGAKLVEDVSDVIEEIVPQLAAQARDARPEAAIDAGDSGRVHVPLGGAYGAILRDLEAGPLHVDDVMDRTDLPAQQVCEVLLELELQGLLRQLPGNRYALNTAVIGTTGAAR
- the trmFO gene encoding methylenetetrahydrofolate--tRNA-(uracil(54)-C(5))-methyltransferase (FADH(2)-oxidizing) TrmFO is translated as MNAQVSDNIERVNVVGGGLAGCEAAWQLARRGVPVDLYEMRPVRRTEAHTTGHLAELVCSNSFRSRLLTTGAGLLKEEMRRMGSLMIELGEAHQVPAGSALAVDRVRFAEAISERVSSLPGLRLIRREIDAIPPGLTIVATGPLTSGPLSERLRELLGAEHLYYYDAISPVVTAESVDASVAFRASRYDENPGDYLNLPLTQAEYYRLVDSVVEAEKVPVRSFERFFEGCLPVEEMARRGRETLAFGPMRPTGLVDPASGERPYAVVQLRQENREGTLYNLVGFQTKMTHPEQKRVFSLIPGLAKAVFVRYGSLHRNTYINAPRHLLPTLQWRGGPRLFFAGQITGVEGYIESAASGLLAGVNAARLLSGAKPVTPPATTALGGLLAYVSDAARQDFQPMNVNFGLFPSLPFKTKGRRKKEFMAERALRDLERWWLECGEGGASVAVREA